One region of Candidatus Zixiibacteriota bacterium genomic DNA includes:
- a CDS encoding cytochrome c family protein, with translation MRRIAFLILLFIAILVLAYFWLQSSGIAQPVQFNHQLHIKKVGLSCEDCHIYFKTQRFSGIPNLDICAGCHSEPQGKSKEEAKVVNAVKEGKTIEWQRIYRTKRSVTYSHRLHMVVGKLECKVCHGDIADTIKPPRRPLVKISMDRCRDCHRKMKVSVDCITCHK, from the coding sequence ATGAGAAGAATAGCTTTTCTGATCTTGCTATTTATCGCAATCCTGGTTCTGGCATATTTCTGGTTGCAGAGTTCAGGAATCGCACAGCCGGTTCAGTTTAATCATCAGTTACACATCAAAAAAGTTGGGCTTTCCTGCGAGGATTGTCACATCTATTTCAAAACTCAAAGGTTTTCCGGAATCCCCAACCTGGATATCTGCGCCGGCTGTCATTCTGAGCCTCAGGGAAAAAGTAAAGAAGAGGCGAAAGTAGTGAATGCTGTCAAAGAGGGGAAAACCATCGAGTGGCAGAGAATCTACAGAACTAAAAGATCAGTCACCTATTCTCATCGTCTGCATATGGTCGTGGGAAAATTGGAGTGCAAGGTCTGTCACGGGGATATAGCCGACACTATCAAGCCTCCGCGCAGACCCCTGGTTAAAATAAGCATGGATCGTTGCAGGGACTGCCACAGGAAAATGAAGGTTTCTGTTGATTGCATAACCTGTCACAAATAA
- a CDS encoding cytochrome c family protein, with protein sequence MISSWLNFKKVLIKRFAFFISSVFLFILLSSSSFAREKGISEAVFSPSQECGNCHKNIYQTWSNSMHAQAISDPVFKLDYLHALNEYGEKIREYCLSCHSPTTRYSGDSYLKNRISREGINCDFCHSIYAVDLENPKDPFKVNPGSTQYGPYQNASSPAHQATYSELHTRSEFCAGCHQLKNSSGVLVLGTYSEWKEGPYPEQKVYCQNCHMPKVPGMPIVDPKVKRSELNMTAHEFLGGHSEINLQHAATLRTELKPEKGKALVTVYVTNAESGHKLPTGTPVRKVILSVKLLDDKGKKIAEKEKVYQKVLLDQKGDVLTESYKMILEASSILSDNRIAPKETRQEKFEFDLPSGIKPFSVESTLRYQYPTPVLTTGFMEVEMAKQVVGLPQRRVFLIGLLSWLRVFVILLVLFLILWIGFRFVRRLFR encoded by the coding sequence TTGATTTCTTCTTGGTTAAACTTTAAAAAAGTCTTGATAAAAAGATTTGCATTCTTTATCTCTTCCGTTTTTCTCTTCATTTTACTTTCCTCTTCATCTTTTGCCAGAGAAAAAGGGATTTCAGAAGCTGTTTTTTCACCCAGCCAGGAATGCGGAAACTGCCATAAAAATATATACCAGACCTGGTCGAATTCGATGCACGCCCAAGCAATATCTGACCCGGTCTTCAAGTTAGACTATCTGCACGCGCTGAATGAGTACGGTGAGAAGATAAGAGAATATTGCCTTTCTTGCCATTCCCCAACTACTCGCTATAGCGGGGACAGCTATTTAAAAAATCGAATTTCGAGGGAAGGGATAAACTGCGATTTCTGTCACTCGATTTATGCAGTAGATCTGGAAAACCCAAAAGACCCTTTCAAAGTCAATCCTGGGAGCACCCAGTATGGTCCTTACCAAAACGCCTCTTCTCCCGCTCATCAAGCAACCTATTCGGAACTGCATACCCGGTCTGAGTTCTGCGCAGGATGTCATCAGTTGAAAAATAGCTCCGGGGTTTTGGTCCTGGGTACCTATTCGGAGTGGAAGGAAGGACCTTATCCTGAACAGAAGGTATATTGTCAGAACTGTCATATGCCTAAAGTCCCGGGCATGCCAATAGTCGACCCAAAAGTGAAAAGATCAGAGCTGAATATGACCGCACACGAGTTCTTAGGGGGTCATTCGGAGATAAACCTCCAGCATGCCGCAACCCTGAGAACCGAGCTTAAACCCGAAAAGGGGAAAGCTTTAGTTACAGTTTATGTGACCAATGCTGAATCCGGCCATAAATTACCCACTGGAACCCCGGTGCGGAAGGTAATCCTTTCGGTGAAACTTTTAGACGATAAAGGTAAGAAAATAGCTGAGAAAGAGAAGGTTTATCAGAAGGTCCTGCTGGATCAAAAAGGGGATGTCCTGACTGAAAGTTATAAGATGATATTAGAAGCTTCTTCTATTCTAAGCGATAACCGGATTGCCCCAAAGGAAACCAGGCAGGAAAAGTTCGAGTTTGATCTTCCTTCAGGGATAAAACCTTTTTCCGTGGAATCTACTTTAAGATACCAGTATCCTACACCCGTTTTGACCACAGGGTTTATGGAGGTGGAGATGGCTAAGCAGGTAGTGGGTTTACCTCAGAGAAGAGTTTTTTTGATCGGGCTATTGAGCTGGCTCAGGGTTTTCGTCATCCTGCTGGTCTTGTTTTTGATTCTATGGATAGGATTTCGTTTTGTCAGGAGATTATTCAGGTAA
- a CDS encoding molybdopterin-dependent oxidoreductase, with product MEQSRRDFLKFLSSGSVMAFGGGFIFKKMPWMDSFDEIVPQGIETWVPSVCQLCPGGCGILARVLDGKRLVKIEGNPLHPISRGTLCPKGYAGLQVLYSPFRIKTPLRRVGEKGSKKWEKINWDEALNLISDKLRTLRTEKTTYTTAVLMGQCRGTTRQLFKRFLDAYGSPNLIDNNSYREETPVPGIYLMQGSPYPSVYDLENANYILSFGSNWLESFWSPVQAFRSFGKLNDDKRAPRGRTVQIEPRLSVTAARSNQWVPINPGTEGFLALGIAYMLIKENIYNQDFVSKHTFGFESWKDPSGVVHPGFKDYVLNNFNLSQISLITGVPIDTIIRLARDFAKLQPAVALGEDNFNLSQQSTFTRMAIHSLNGLMGSFEINGGVLLPKVPPLSNFPSIPVDPLSTEGRNKPRIDSAGNDKYPLSKDLPDNFPDNILSDKPYPLNMLFIYNTDPVFSSPVRGRFIQALKKIPMVVSFSSFMDETSEYADLILPDDTYLERLEDDPTYTLQGFPVLSLRQPVIEPLYQTKSTPEVLLELSKKVDDKMSSAFPWKDHQEVLNFALKGVFDSGRGDLFGVPFEEIWTRVLEKRGWKAPSYKNLEEFSKGIKEKGGWWDPIYKSGEWDRVFKTPSKKLEFYSQILKDRLKDQNIKDDKYFLPNPPLPGKEEEYPLYLRVFVLHSLSTERDLPSPWLKDTAGFYQKEKWHPWVEINPEKARELGIADKDLAWVESSKGRIKLKARLFPGTMPEVVGIPFGFEDEKADYNPVKILKEKIDPLSGIANWGETRVKLYKA from the coding sequence ATGGAACAATCCAGAAGAGATTTTCTGAAGTTTTTATCCAGTGGCTCGGTCATGGCTTTTGGTGGTGGGTTTATCTTTAAAAAAATGCCCTGGATGGATTCTTTTGATGAGATCGTGCCTCAGGGGATAGAAACCTGGGTCCCTTCTGTTTGTCAGCTCTGTCCGGGTGGCTGTGGGATTTTAGCCCGGGTTCTGGATGGAAAAAGGTTAGTCAAGATCGAAGGGAATCCTCTTCATCCCATTAGCCGGGGGACCTTGTGTCCCAAAGGTTACGCTGGTCTTCAGGTTCTCTATTCCCCTTTCAGGATAAAAACCCCTCTGAGAAGAGTCGGAGAAAAAGGCTCAAAAAAATGGGAGAAGATAAACTGGGATGAAGCTCTTAACCTGATCTCTGACAAGCTCAGGACTCTGCGAACCGAGAAAACGACCTATACCACGGCCGTCCTTATGGGTCAGTGTAGAGGAACTACAAGACAACTTTTCAAAAGATTCTTAGATGCCTATGGCTCCCCTAATCTGATAGACAATAACAGTTACCGTGAAGAGACGCCTGTGCCCGGGATCTATCTTATGCAGGGAAGTCCATATCCCTCAGTATATGATTTAGAAAATGCTAATTATATCCTGTCGTTTGGCTCAAACTGGCTTGAGTCGTTCTGGTCACCAGTTCAGGCTTTCAGGTCATTTGGCAAGCTCAATGACGACAAAAGAGCACCCAGAGGAAGGACGGTCCAGATCGAGCCGCGTCTTTCAGTTACAGCAGCGAGATCAAATCAATGGGTCCCAATAAATCCGGGCACCGAAGGGTTCTTAGCCCTGGGGATCGCCTACATGCTGATCAAGGAAAATATCTATAATCAGGACTTTGTTTCCAAACATACTTTCGGATTCGAGAGCTGGAAAGACCCTTCAGGAGTCGTGCATCCCGGTTTCAAAGATTATGTCCTGAATAATTTCAACCTTTCGCAGATCTCTTTGATCACCGGAGTTCCAATAGACACGATTATAAGGTTAGCCCGGGATTTTGCCAAACTACAGCCTGCAGTCGCTCTAGGAGAAGACAATTTCAATCTGAGCCAGCAGAGTACTTTCACGCGAATGGCCATACACTCTCTTAACGGTTTGATGGGCAGCTTTGAAATAAATGGAGGAGTCCTCTTACCCAAGGTGCCTCCATTATCAAATTTTCCATCCATTCCTGTTGATCCCTTATCGACCGAGGGTAGAAATAAGCCCAGGATAGATTCAGCCGGAAATGATAAGTATCCCTTGTCCAAAGACCTGCCGGATAACTTTCCTGATAATATCCTGTCAGATAAACCGTATCCTCTGAATATGCTGTTCATATATAATACGGACCCTGTTTTTTCCAGCCCCGTACGAGGAAGATTCATTCAAGCCTTAAAGAAAATTCCGATGGTAGTCTCTTTCTCTTCGTTTATGGATGAGACCTCAGAATATGCTGACCTTATCCTGCCTGACGATACTTATCTGGAAAGATTAGAGGATGACCCGACATATACCCTGCAGGGCTTTCCTGTTTTGAGCCTAAGGCAGCCGGTGATTGAGCCGCTTTACCAGACAAAATCAACTCCGGAAGTGCTCTTAGAGCTTTCCAAAAAAGTTGACGATAAGATGAGTTCAGCCTTCCCCTGGAAAGATCATCAGGAGGTTTTAAATTTTGCCCTGAAGGGGGTTTTTGATTCCGGAAGAGGAGACCTTTTCGGGGTTCCTTTTGAGGAGATCTGGACCAGGGTCCTGGAGAAAAGAGGCTGGAAAGCACCTTCTTACAAAAATCTCGAAGAGTTCAGTAAAGGAATCAAAGAAAAAGGAGGCTGGTGGGACCCGATTTACAAATCCGGCGAATGGGACAGGGTTTTCAAAACCCCCTCTAAAAAACTTGAGTTCTATTCCCAGATTCTAAAGGACAGATTGAAAGATCAAAATATCAAAGATGACAAATATTTTCTGCCGAACCCTCCACTTCCAGGGAAAGAAGAGGAATATCCTCTTTACTTAAGAGTGTTCGTCTTACACTCGCTTTCCACTGAGAGGGATTTACCCTCGCCCTGGCTTAAGGATACCGCAGGTTTCTATCAAAAGGAAAAATGGCATCCCTGGGTGGAGATAAACCCGGAAAAAGCCAGAGAATTAGGCATTGCGGATAAAGATTTAGCCTGGGTGGAATCTTCTAAAGGAAGAATCAAACTGAAAGCTAGGCTTTTCCCGGGAACGATGCCTGAGGTGGTAGGAATACCGTTTGGTTTTGAGGATGAGAAAGCAGATTACAATCCGGTGAAAATTCTAAAGGAAAAAATCGATCCTTTATCCGGAATAGCTAACTGGGGAGAGACCAGGGTCAAACTTTATAAAGCTTAA